The genomic DNA TTTGCCCAGCCGTCGGGCAATGGACAAGGCCGCCTCCTCCTCCAGATCGAGAGCTTGGCGCAAAGCGGTCAGATAATCGCGCTCGGCCGGAGTATCCACGTCCACGGCCAGGAGCGAAACCGCGAAAACCTGGGCGGCCGCCGCCGGGGAGGAAACCTCGGCCGTGATGGCGGACAGCGTCCGGGGCGCGTCGAATTCCGCGCACAGAAAATCCTTTTCCTCCTCGGTCAGGCCGACGCCCTCCAAATGTCCGAGGATGCGCATGCGTTCGGTATCGTCGAGCACGCCGTCGGCATTGGCGGCGGCGATCATGGCCCGGATGAGCAACACCGGATCGGCCTGGGTCGAGGCCTGGACAGATGGTGGAACGGGCGCGGCGACAGGCGCGCCCGGCGTGGGTGGTGGCGTTGCCCCGGAACCCGGCAAGGGAGGTGGTGTCGTGTCCGCGCCACGGAGACTGGGCACGGGAATTGGCGGCGGAACAGGAGCCCCCGACGACGGCGGCATGGGCCCGGACGGCGGCCGAGGCGGGGCGACCGTGGCCGGAGCGGATTTTTGCTCCGTGAAATGTTCGAAAGCGGCCATGGCCACGCCCAAAAGGCCCATGCCCAAGGCGGCCTTGCCCGGCAGGGAATTCTTGGCTGTTTGTCCCAGCTCTCCCAGGCCGCCCAGTCCTCCGGAACCACCCAGCAACCCACCCAACAGTTTACCCGGATCGATCATGCGTCCTCCATGAACAGTGTTGATACTCAGGATGGCCGGAGGTCTATCGCAGTTCCGCCAAGGCGTGAAGAGGGGGGCACAAAGGCTGATCTGGCGCGGGGTCAAGCCTGATCGGGGCTACGCGGCCGGCTCCGATGGCGAAAAATTCATGGTGACCACGCACAGAGCTTCCGATGCGGGACGAAGCACGTTCACGCAGGCGTAATCCTGGCCGATACGAAAAAGATTCTCCAGCGGCATGCCCAGGATGCGGCACAAAAGAACCCGATTGACTCCACCGTGGGCGACAATGGCGACATCCGTGGATTCTTCCTCCAGGATGGCCTTGAACGCCGCCCACGCCCGACCCTGCACGTCGGTGAAGCTCTCGCCGCTGGCAGGTCGGAAACCAGCCAAATCCAGCCCCCGGGCCTCGTAGCTTCCGGGAAAACGGCCGCGAACCTCGTCCACGGTCAGGCCCTCCCAGGCGCCAAGGGAAATCTCGCGCAAATCCGGCACGGCTTGGGGCGCAAGCCCCAGGGCCTGGCCGATAATGGTCGCGCTTTCCACGCAGCGCGAGAGTGGGCTGCACAGCAGCCGCGCCACTCCTCTGTCCGCCAAAAAAAACGCCACGGCGTCCATCTGGGCCCGTCCACGATCCGTCAGGGGCAGGTCCGTCCGCCCCACGAACCGGCGCGGCGAAAATTGGGTGATCTCGCCATGACGAATCAGATACACGGTCACGACAATACCCCCGCGAGTATTCCATCTATTTCCGAGCCCGTGATCCGCTCCACCATTTCCTGTAGTCCCAAGGCCTTGTCCATGCGGCTCCGGATGGCGGCGCAGGCCTCGGGATCATCCCAATACTGGTCGAGCTTTTCCTGGAACCGTGCCCGCACATCGACGCGCCGTGGACCACGCACCAATTTGTCGGCCAGACAAACCACTTCCTTTTCCGTGAGCCGACCCGAGGCCGGCGGCGGCACCACGCGGTGGCTGGCGACAATGTCGGACAGTCCGTCCAGACCCAGGGCGGCAAGCATCTCCCCTCCGCGCTGTTCATGCTGCTTGAGCCCCTTGGCGATATCATGAACCAGGGCCGCGTTGTGGAGTAATTCCAAATCCAAGTCATGGCCGTGAGCGTTCAAGGCCTCGCCCAGACGCACGGCCACGCGGGCCACGGCCCGGCCATGAGCCACGCCGCGCCAGGGCATGAGCAACTCCGACAGGGCGCGCAGTTCCCCGGCTTCGCCAATATGCAAACGACGCGCCTTGCGCCGCAACAACGCGAAATCATCGCCCGTGTCCGCGTCCAGGAGCACGCCTCGATCCCAAACCGGGACATCCTGGCCCGGAAAACGTTCCAGCAGGGTTTTAAGCCCCCCCTGGCCGTCATGATCCAAAATCGCGGGAACAAGAGCTCCTGGAATCAGGGGCGGATGTCCACGCCGACCGTCATGGGTGGGATACAAAACAGTTCGGCCAGCATTCCCGGACATGGCATTCCTGGCCGCGACAAGGGCCTGCACGGTGGCCGGACGGACCAGCGGAATATCCACGGGCAGCAAAAAAAACGCATCCAATCCAAGCGCGGCCTCGGCCGCGACGCAGACCGAGGAAAACATGCCCCGGCCAGGATCTGGGTTTTGCACCCAGGACACTCCCAGGCGACGGGCCTCTTGACCGACCTCCTCGTTTCGGTGGCCCGTGACCACGGTGATGGCTCGCACTCCGGCCCGGTGGAAGGCGGTCACGGCCCACTCCAAAAGGGTCCGGCCTTCCAGATCCATCAAGGGCTTGAAATCCCCCATGCGCGAGGAAAATCCAGCGGCGAGAACAAAGGCTCCGATGCCCTCCGGGATCATCGCGCCGCCCCCGCCCGCGCCTGGATCAATTCCCCGACGATGCTGATGGCGATTTCGTGCGGCGTGTCCGCGCCGATGGGCAGTCCGATGGGACAAAAAACGCGGTCCAGGTCCGCCTGCGTGTAGCCGGATTCCAGAAGGGACCGATATACGGCGGCGCGTTTGCTTTTGCTGCCGATCATGCCGATGTAGCCGGCGTTGGTGCGCAGCGCCTGGGCCAGGACATCGCGGTCATGCACGTGCCCGCGCGTGACGATGATCACGTAGTCGTCCTCGCCGAGATCCGCGAGGCATCCGTCAAAATTCGACAACACGCGGACATCGCGGGCGCGGGGATACCGCTCCGCGTTGGCGAAATCGGCCCTGTCGTCCATGACCACGACCTCGAATCCGGCGAAATCGGCCACCGTGGCCACGGCCTTGGCCACATGTCCGGCGCCGACCAGGTGCACGACGCCGGGGCTGACCACGGGTTCGGCGAAAATCCGTAGCCCCTCGGATTCCAGTCGAAATGGCTGGCGGGATTTGGCGGCCTTGCGGGCCAGTTCCTCGGCCATCGGCGTCGGAATGGCGGGGCCTTGCCAACCGTCGCCCTGGCTCCAGAGCGCCAGGAGCGGAGCCGCGGTTTCGGTCAGGATCGTGGCCAGGGTCGGGCGTTGCCTGTTTCGGACCAGTTCATCCAGCCGGGCGAAAAAATCGATGTGTTCCGGAGTGATCCGCTGCAACAGCACCCTGGCCGCCCCGCCGCAGACCATGCCCGCCTCGGCGGCCGTGGACGAGGACAGATCAAAGGACATGGTGTCGTAGGCGCCATTATCCAGCGGCAGTTTCGCGGCGTGTCGTTGACAGGCACCCTCCACGGGGCCACCGCCGACCGAGCCCTGGATCGTCCCGTCCGGAAAAACCAACATCCGCGCCCCGGACGTGCGGGGCGCCGAGCCAGAACTGTCCACAATGGCGCACATCACAACACTCTGGCCCTGCCGCAACGCTGTCAGCAATGCCTCTAGTATGTCATTCATGTCACTTGTCCTCGTTTGTCCAAAAGTGTTCGTTTCGCGGTATGGGACGGGGAAAAAAAGTCAACCCGTCGCGTTGCGACTTGCAGGTGTCCCATGGCCAGGGCGCGGGCAATGGAGGGGATACCCTCCGTGGCGAGGCGTATAGCCGTTTTCGTATTTTCGTGATCCGGCCGGGACAAAAATTCGATTTCAAGCCAGAGTGTCTCATTTTGAACCACGGCCGCCCGATAGTCCGTCAGCCCGTCCACCGCGAAAAGCGCATCGTCCAGCATCTGGCTGGACAGGGCACTTCCGTCCGACAAGGTAATTATCGGGCTTCGGCCGCGAATGTCGCGCAACCTGGCCGTGATGCCGCCGCAAACGCAGGCCGTCGTGGCCAGCCGGGCCAGATCGCCGGTGCGGTAGCGCAGCAAGGGCATGGCCTGGCGTCCAAGCGTCGTGACAACCACCTCGCCCAATTCGCCATGCGCCAACGGGGCGCCTGTTTTGGGGCTGACGATTTCCACCAGCAGTTCCGATTCGCGCAGATGGCAGCCGTTGTGAGCCGCGCATTCCACGCCGCC from Deltaproteobacteria bacterium includes the following:
- a CDS encoding histidine phosphatase family protein, encoding MRRHPEPHGQGLGTTGNGGADHGLGNRWNTRGGIVVTVYLIRHGEITQFSPRRFVGRTDLPLTDRGRAQMDAVAFFLADRGVARLLCSPLSRCVESATIIGQALGLAPQAVPDLREISLGAWEGLTVDEVRGRFPGSYEARGLDLAGFRPASGESFTDVQGRAWAAFKAILEEESTDVAIVAHGGVNRVLLCRILGMPLENLFRIGQDYACVNVLRPASEALCVVTMNFSPSEPAA
- a CDS encoding XdhC/CoxI family protein: MNDILEALLTALRQGQSVVMCAIVDSSGSAPRTSGARMLVFPDGTIQGSVGGGPVEGACQRHAAKLPLDNGAYDTMSFDLSSSTAAEAGMVCGGAARVLLQRITPEHIDFFARLDELVRNRQRPTLATILTETAAPLLALWSQGDGWQGPAIPTPMAEELARKAAKSRQPFRLESEGLRIFAEPVVSPGVVHLVGAGHVAKAVATVADFAGFEVVVMDDRADFANAERYPRARDVRVLSNFDGCLADLGEDDYVIIVTRGHVHDRDVLAQALRTNAGYIGMIGSKSKRAAVYRSLLESGYTQADLDRVFCPIGLPIGADTPHEIAISIVGELIQARAGAAR
- a CDS encoding tellurite resistance TerB family protein codes for the protein MIDPGKLLGGLLGGSGGLGGLGELGQTAKNSLPGKAALGMGLLGVAMAAFEHFTEQKSAPATVAPPRPPSGPMPPSSGAPVPPPIPVPSLRGADTTPPPLPGSGATPPPTPGAPVAAPVPPSVQASTQADPVLLIRAMIAAANADGVLDDTERMRILGHLEGVGLTEEEKDFLCAEFDAPRTLSAITAEVSSPAAAAQVFAVSLLAVDVDTPAERDYLTALRQALDLEEEAALSIARRLGKHF
- a CDS encoding HD domain-containing protein, with the translated sequence MIPEGIGAFVLAAGFSSRMGDFKPLMDLEGRTLLEWAVTAFHRAGVRAITVVTGHRNEEVGQEARRLGVSWVQNPDPGRGMFSSVCVAAEAALGLDAFFLLPVDIPLVRPATVQALVAARNAMSGNAGRTVLYPTHDGRRGHPPLIPGALVPAILDHDGQGGLKTLLERFPGQDVPVWDRGVLLDADTGDDFALLRRKARRLHIGEAGELRALSELLMPWRGVAHGRAVARVAVRLGEALNAHGHDLDLELLHNAALVHDIAKGLKQHEQRGGEMLAALGLDGLSDIVASHRVVPPPASGRLTEKEVVCLADKLVRGPRRVDVRARFQEKLDQYWDDPEACAAIRSRMDKALGLQEMVERITGSEIDGILAGVLS